The Piliocolobus tephrosceles isolate RC106 chromosome 2, ASM277652v3, whole genome shotgun sequence genome window below encodes:
- the LOC111550120 gene encoding schwannomin-interacting protein 1 isoform X4 has protein sequence MERSAQRAATWDCDQGKHSDSAQKNERESIRQKLALGSFFDDGPGIYTSCSKSGKPSLSSRLQSGMNLQICFVNDSGSDKDSDADDSKTETSLDTPLSPMSKQSSSYSDRDTTEEESESLDDMDFLTRQKKLQAEAKMALAMAKPMAKMQVEVEKQNRKKSPVADLLPHMPHISECLMKRSLKPTDLRDMTIGQLQVIVNDLHSQIESLNEELVQLLLIRDELHTEQDAMLVDIEDLTRHAESQQKHMAEKMPAK, from the exons gcacagaaaaatgagagagagtcTATCAGACAGAAGTTGGCACTTGGAAGCTTCTTTGATGATGGCCCAGGAATTTATACCAGCTGCAGCAAAAGTGGGAAGCCAAGCCTTTCCTCCCG ACTGCAGAGTGGGATGAACTTGCAGATATGCTTTGTCAACGACAGTGGCAGTGATAAGGACAGTGATGCTGATGACAGTAAGACTGAAACCAGCTTGGACACCCCCTTGTCTCCCATG AGCAAACAGAGTTCTTCCTATTCTGATAGAGACACTACTGAAGAGGAGTCTGAATCCTTGGATGACATGGACTTCCTTACAAGGCAAAAGAAATTGCAAGCTGAAGCCAAAATGGCCCTTGCCATGGCCAAACCAATGGCCAAAATGCAAGTAGAAGTGGAGAAACAGAACAGGAAAAAGTCTCCCGTCGCTGATCTT CTGCCACACATGCCTCATATAAGTGAATGCTTGatgaaaagaagtttaaaacCCACCGACCTGAGAGACATGACTATTGGGCAGCTACAAGTGATAGTCAATGATCTCCATTCCCAGATAGAAA GCTTGAATGAAGAGTTGGTCCAGCTGCTTCTCATCCGAGATGAGCTGCACACAGAGCAGGATGCCATGCTGGTGGACATCGAAGACTTGACCAG ACACGCTGAAAGTCAGCAGAAGCACATGGCAGAGAAAATGCCTGCAAAGTGA
- the LOC111550120 gene encoding schwannomin-interacting protein 1 isoform X5 gives MVHQDNCSYQAQKNERESIRQKLALGSFFDDGPGIYTSCSKSGKPSLSSRLQSGMNLQICFVNDSGSDKDSDADDSKTETSLDTPLSPMSKQSSSYSDRDTTEEESESLDDMDFLTRQKKLQAEAKMALAMAKPMAKMQVEVEKQNRKKSPVADLLPHMPHISECLMKRSLKPTDLRDMTIGQLQVIVNDLHSQIESLNEELVQLLLIRDELHTEQDAMLVDIEDLTRHAESQQKHMAEKMPAK, from the exons gcacagaaaaatgagagagagtcTATCAGACAGAAGTTGGCACTTGGAAGCTTCTTTGATGATGGCCCAGGAATTTATACCAGCTGCAGCAAAAGTGGGAAGCCAAGCCTTTCCTCCCG ACTGCAGAGTGGGATGAACTTGCAGATATGCTTTGTCAACGACAGTGGCAGTGATAAGGACAGTGATGCTGATGACAGTAAGACTGAAACCAGCTTGGACACCCCCTTGTCTCCCATG AGCAAACAGAGTTCTTCCTATTCTGATAGAGACACTACTGAAGAGGAGTCTGAATCCTTGGATGACATGGACTTCCTTACAAGGCAAAAGAAATTGCAAGCTGAAGCCAAAATGGCCCTTGCCATGGCCAAACCAATGGCCAAAATGCAAGTAGAAGTGGAGAAACAGAACAGGAAAAAGTCTCCCGTCGCTGATCTT CTGCCACACATGCCTCATATAAGTGAATGCTTGatgaaaagaagtttaaaacCCACCGACCTGAGAGACATGACTATTGGGCAGCTACAAGTGATAGTCAATGATCTCCATTCCCAGATAGAAA GCTTGAATGAAGAGTTGGTCCAGCTGCTTCTCATCCGAGATGAGCTGCACACAGAGCAGGATGCCATGCTGGTGGACATCGAAGACTTGACCAG ACACGCTGAAAGTCAGCAGAAGCACATGGCAGAGAAAATGCCTGCAAAGTGA